Sequence from the Planctomycetia bacterium genome:
TCATCGCTGGGGTCTTGCGGCACTAGTTTTCCCTCGAAGGCTTGCTTGAGGATGCTTTGACGAAGGCGAGTGGCTCGGAGGAGGTCGCGGGTGATGGCGGCTTCGGCACTTTCGATTTGTGACAGGTTTTCAGAGACCTCAGACGCTATTTGCTTTTGCTCCAATAGTGGAGGTAATGGTGTTACATATCTTTCGATCCCAGCCCCGCTAATGTGAGGGAGTTGAGTTCCTGTTTGATCACCAAGCAGAAGGTTAATAAACGCTTGGGTCTGCATCGAATAATGCAAAAAATCTGTTGGACACTCGTCGATCATTCGCAATCTAGCCATCCGTTGCACAAGCAGGCAAGGTAAATCGCTCGCTTGTGCCCTTGCAAGCTTTAGACCAGCTGAGACCATCGGTCGATCCATCGCAAGAATGATCTGTCCCTCTTCTACGAGCAGGTGCTCATAACCAGCAAGCTTGTCATGTGGCCAATAGCGGACATCTTTCCAACGCAGCCTCCCAGGTTCCATATTCTCGCCACGTAGCAAGCGGACTCCAGTTTTAGCGAACTCTGCACTCTTGAAAGCAAATCCCACGTCAACAAAAGCAAGTTGTTGGATCGTAGCCCAACACCACCGCTTCGGCAACTCCGGCAACCCACTCGTTTCCGGTGGCGATGGTTCCACATACTTCTCCCGCCAGTTCTTGGGTGGCTGTTTGCCAGCGGCGGCGAACTTGGCAAGTTGGTCAGCTTCCCACTTCTGGCGGCGTTCGGTGAGGATGCGTTCGAGGAGTTTGGAAGCGGGTTCCGTCTTGGGATGCTTTTTTCGCCAGGCTTCAGTGAGCTTGCCTTCGACGGCGGCTTTGAGGAGAGCGGCGCGGTATCGTTTCAGATTCGCCTTCGCCCGCTCCAACGCCGCCATCCCGGCATCCAGGTCGGAGAAGAGTTCTTCAATCTTGGCGACGATGCGGTGCTGTTCGTTGAGTGGAGCGAGCGGAACATTCAGGTTTTGTATGTCGTCAAGCCCTAGTCCTTGTTTGGTCGCACCTCGCTGAAGTTGCCGAAACTGTTTTTGTCCACCAGCTTCTGATGCCAAGAACCACCCTACGAAACGCACATCATTGCCGTCGTGAGGACGACATATCGCCACGTGTTGATTGATATGGGCATCTTCAAATGCATTAGGAACTACACCGATCATGCCAACATCGGCTGTAACAGAAATCAAGATGTCTCCACCGCACACTTTCGTTCGTTTAGCTTCAAGAGTTAATGGTGGAGTGACTCTTTGAACATTTGTTAGATCAAGTTGTATCGAAGCGTGGTCGAGATTACCCACTCTCAAAAAAAGAGGCCCGGCGTCGGAGTAGTACTTAGCCCACCCCCTAGAGCCGCTTGTGATAAAGCTGAACAACTCACTTCCATTTACTCTTTTCCAGCCATGCGGAGTGAAATACTCTCCCTTTTTGTTTGTGACTTCACTCATGCCGCCAGCCTCATATTCAACTCTGTGAGGATAGCATGCAACTTCTCCCCAAATAGCTCATACGCCTTCCCCAGTCCGCCGATCTGATTGAACGGCACCTCGTTCAGGTCGTCCTGCTCAACGTTCAAACTGCTTGCGATGTGATCCTTGATGGCATCGAGCCATTTTCGTTGATCGGGAGTGAAGGTTGCACCAGCTGATTGCTTTTCGGTGAGCCACTGCTGGTACCGTTCTTCGACTGTGATGCCAATTGGAGCCAGGGGTTTGTTGGGATCGATAACATGGCGAACAAGGGCGATGACATCCACTAGTTGTTTCCCACCTTTGCCACGTACCTTGTCTGGCTCAACCAGTTCGTAGGCTTGCCAGATATGCATGAGCGTCTCGGGGTGGCTGGGATCGACATAAAAAGGCTTTTGACTGAGCTTGGATGCCAAGTCTTTCACCTGGCTGAAGCGCAGGCCGGCACGATAGGGCTGACTGTAGAGAATCTGCAGGGCTTCTATCTCGTCCTTGTTGTCTTCAATGAACTGCTTGAAACTGGTCACTAGCGACTTGGCTTTCTCCAGAGCTGCCGCATCGAAGCCTGAGCGATTGATGGAGTCGGGAGTGACCTTATCGATGATCTGCTCAGCCATTTCTTTGGCTTGCATAACGATATTTCTGAGCTTGGGATCCAGGAATGGCTGCAGTGCAGCGGTCATCTGTTCCTTTTCCACCTGGTCGATCTGTTTCTCATTGGGTTCCTGGTCTGCGGGAATGCTGAACTTATGTTTGGCGAGTTGAGCATTCACATCGGGATCAATGCTGGTGAGCAACGTGGCACTGAGCTTGGCGAGCGATTGCCCAGCAGAAGCTTTCTGGATTTCCTTCTGATGAATGGGACCCACCTTCTGATCGAGTCGGGCCAGACGAGCCGCCAGGGTGGAAACAATGTCATCCGTGACGGCACCAGCAGCCACCAGGTTGAGAATCTTATCGAGTTTAACCGAGGGCTTTCTGTCGAGTGGCTTGGTCGTGGATTTCTCGTCTTCACAAACTCCCACGGCATCGACAATGACAAAGTGAGTCTTGTGTCGGGCATCGGGAGTGACACTTTGCAGGACATCGGGATCAACAATCCGGCAGCCACGGCCTTTCATCTGCTCGAAGTAGTTGAGTGAGCGGATGTTACGCATGAAGATCAGGCATTCCAGTGGCTTGACATCGGTCCCCGTCGCGATCATGTCCACTGTGACAGCGATACGAGGATTGTAAGCAGTGCGTAGCTGCTGAAGCAATTCATCGGGCTTGTGGCTTTTGTTTGTGATCTTCTGGCAGAAGTCGTTGCCACGGGCGAACTCTTCACGAATGATGCGGACAATGTCTTCGGCATGAAGATCGGTCTTCGCGAAGACCAGCGTCTTGGGAACTTCGGTACGGCCGGGGAAGATTTCGGGCAGCTTCTCTTTGAAAGTGCGGATAACGAGCCTGATTTGATTCTCGGCTACCACATCACGGTCAAGTTGATTCGCAGTGTAGGTTAGGTCATCATCGAGTTGTTTGTGCTTGGTTTTCTTGGTGCGTTTGTCGCGGTGCGGTACAAAGAGGCCTGGCGTTTTCTTGAGCTGGGCACCGTTGGCAGTGATTTCCGTTTCAATGCGGTAGACATCGTAGCCCACATTGACGCGGTCCACGACAGCCTTTTCGTGGGTGTATTCCTGGACGAGGTTGCTGTTGAAGAAGCCTATGGTCTGGGTGCTGGGTGTGGCAGTCAAGCCGATGAGGAAGGCATCGAAGTAATCGAGCACTTGCCGCCAGATGTTGTAGATCGAGCGGTGGCATTCATCGACGATGATGAAGTCGAATGCTTCTATTGGAATCTTCGGATTGTAGACGACCGGCAACGCTTCCTTGACCAGCGAGGTATCTGCTTCATAAAGTGAGCCTTCTTCGTTGGCTTCGTTGTATTCCTCTTCCCCTTTTAGCATGGAGTAAAGGCGCTGGATGGTGGTGATGCAGACCTTGGAGGCTGGGTCGATGGTGTTTTTCTTCAGATGCTGGACGGTGTATTCTTCGGTGAACTTGTAGCCGTTGTAGGGGCTTAGGTAGTTCTGAAATTCGCTGAGAGTTTGTTTGCCGAGGTTGTTGCGGTCTACCAAGAAGAGGATGCGTTTAGCATGTGCGAACTTGATGAGGCGATAGGCAGCAATTACCGCAGTCATCGTCTTACCGCTGCCAGTGGCCATTTGAATGAGGGAGCGGGGCCGATTGTCGGCTAGCGACTTTTCCAGGTTGTTGATAGTGGTGATCTTGAGGGGCCAGAGACCTTC
This genomic interval carries:
- a CDS encoding restriction endonuclease subunit S → MISVTADVGMIGVVPNAFEDAHINQHVAICRPHDGNDVRFVGWFLASEAGGQKQFRQLQRGATKQGLGLDDIQNLNVPLAPLNEQHRIVAKIEELFSDLDAGMAALERAKANLKRYRAALLKAAVEGKLTEAWRKKHPKTEPASKLLERILTERRQKWEADQLAKFAAAGKQPPKNWREKYVEPSPPETSGLPELPKRWCWATIQQLAFVDVGFAFKSAEFAKTGVRLLRGENMEPGRLRWKDVRYWPHDKLAGYEHLLVEEGQIILAMDRPMVSAGLKLARAQASDLPCLLVQRMARLRMIDECPTDFLHYSMQTQAFINLLLGDQTGTQLPHISGAGIERYVTPLPPLLEQKQIASEVSENLSQIESAEAAITRDLLRATRLRQSILKQAFEGKLVPQDPSDEPAGVMLDRFKIVAARLSKTSKRGRV
- a CDS encoding DEAD/DEAH box helicase family protein, producing MLPEQAARQDIDRQLTECGWQVQDFSQMHISAGLGVAVREFPLSTGEADYLLYVDGKAIGVVEAKPVGHTLTGIETQSSKYADGLPANLPSYRLPLPFAYESTGAVTQFTNQMEPDARSRPVFAFHRPEELLRLVKMDQQVRTWIRSMPALNVEGLWPLKITTINNLEKSLADNRPRSLIQMATGSGKTMTAVIAAYRLIKFAHAKRILFLVDRNNLGKQTLSEFQNYLSPYNGYKFTEEYTVQHLKKNTIDPASKVCITTIQRLYSMLKGEEEYNEANEEGSLYEADTSLVKEALPVVYNPKIPIEAFDFIIVDECHRSIYNIWRQVLDYFDAFLIGLTATPSTQTIGFFNSNLVQEYTHEKAVVDRVNVGYDVYRIETEITANGAQLKKTPGLFVPHRDKRTKKTKHKQLDDDLTYTANQLDRDVVAENQIRLVIRTFKEKLPEIFPGRTEVPKTLVFAKTDLHAEDIVRIIREEFARGNDFCQKITNKSHKPDELLQQLRTAYNPRIAVTVDMIATGTDVKPLECLIFMRNIRSLNYFEQMKGRGCRIVDPDVLQSVTPDARHKTHFVIVDAVGVCEDEKSTTKPLDRKPSVKLDKILNLVAAGAVTDDIVSTLAARLARLDQKVGPIHQKEIQKASAGQSLAKLSATLLTSIDPDVNAQLAKHKFSIPADQEPNEKQIDQVEKEQMTAALQPFLDPKLRNIVMQAKEMAEQIIDKVTPDSINRSGFDAAALEKAKSLVTSFKQFIEDNKDEIEALQILYSQPYRAGLRFSQVKDLASKLSQKPFYVDPSHPETLMHIWQAYELVEPDKVRGKGGKQLVDVIALVRHVIDPNKPLAPIGITVEERYQQWLTEKQSAGATFTPDQRKWLDAIKDHIASSLNVEQDDLNEVPFNQIGGLGKAYELFGEKLHAILTELNMRLAA